Below is a window of Agrobacterium vitis DNA.
GCGCATGCCTCCGGGCACGTTCGGGACCATTGTCGAAGTTCGTGTTTTCAACCGCCACGGCGTTGAAAAGGACGAGCGTGCCATGGCCATCGAGCGCGAGGAAATTGAACGTCTCGCCAAGGACCGTGACGACGAACAGGCGATTCTGGACCGCAACGTCTATGGTCGTTTGCTCGACACGCTGCGCGGTCAGGTTTCGATTGCCGGTCCGAAAGGCTTCAAGAAGGGCGTTGAGCTTAACAACGCCGTCATTTCTGAATATCCGCGTTCGCAATGGTGGATGTTTGCCGTTGAAGACGAGAAGGTTCAAAGCGAGCTGGAAGCGCTTCGCGGCCAGTACGACGAATCCAAGTCGCGACTTGAGCAGCGCTTCATGGACAAGGTCGAAAAGGTCCAGCGCGGCGATGAAATGCCTCCGGGCGTCATGAAGATGGTCAAGGTCTTTGTTGCTGTGAAGCGCAAGATTCAGCCAGGCGACAAGATGGCTGGCCGTCACGGTAACAAGGGTGTCGTGTCGCGCATCGTTCCGGTCGAAGACATGCCGTTCCTGGAAGACGGTACGCATGTCGATATCGTTCTGAACCCGCTCGGCGTGCCGTCGCGTATGAATGTCGGCCAGATTCTTGAAACCCACCTTGCCTGGGCTTGCGCCGGCATGGGTCGCAAGATCGGGCAGATGCTTGAAGACTACCACAAGCATCTCGACATTACCGAGCTCAGGACGGAACTGGTCGATCTCTACGCCAGCGAGTCGCATGACGAAGTGGCCAAATTCGACGACGAGTCGCTGCTGCGGCTGGCTGATCAGGCCAAGAGCGGCCTTTCCATCGCAACGCCGGTTTTCGACGGTGCGCATGAAAGCGACGTTTCGGAAATGCTGACCCGCGCCGGTCTGCACACGTCTGGCCAGTCGGTGCTCTATGATGGACGGACGGGTGAAACCTTCGACCGTAAGGTCACGGTTGGTTATATGTACATGATCAAGCTCAACCACTTGGTTGACGACAAGATCCATGCGCGTTCCATCGGTCCTTACTCGCTTGTGACCCAGCAGCCTTTGGGCGGCAAGGCACAGTTCGGCGGTCAGCGCTTCGGGGAAATGGAAGTCTGGGCTCTGGAAGCTTACGGCGCCGCCTACACCCTGCAGGAAATGCTGACGGTGAAGTCGGACGACGTGGCCGGTCGTACCAAGGTCTACGAGGCGATTGTCCGGGGCGACGATACGTTCGAAGCCGGTATTCCAGAAAGCTTCAACGTTCTCGTCAAGGAAATGCGGTCGCTTGGTCTGTCGGTCGAGCTGGAGAATTCCAAGCTCGAAACGGTTGATACCGTCAACCCGTTGCCGGACGCTGCGGAATAACAGTGACAGTGGGGCGCGCGCGTTTCGATGCGCGCGCCGTCCTCCGCCAGTTGTAAAGTTCAACTGGCGCGGGGACTTTTGCCGCATTCAGCGGTTGTTGTCGTTTTAAGGCGCGGTGCGGCTTCCCGGGAAGGGTCGCAATCGTTGCCAAGCTGAGGGCCCCAGGCCCCACAAGGAGATAGGCATGAACCAAGAGGTCATGAACCTTTTCAACCCGCAGGTCCCTGCGCAGCATTTCGATTCCATCCGGATTTCGATTGCCTCGCCGGAGAAGATCCTGTCCTGGTCGTATGGCGAAATTAAAAAGCCTGAGACCATCAACTACCGCACTTTCAAGCCGGAGCGCGACGGTCTGTTCTGCGCCCGCATCTTTGGACCGATCAAGGATTACGAGTGCCTGTGCGGCAAGTACAAGCGTATGAAGTACAAGGGCATCATCTGCGAAAAGTGCGGCGTGGAAGTCACCCTGTCGCGCGTTCGCCGTGAGCGCATGGGCCATATTGAGTTGGCCGCTCCGGTTGCCCATATCTGGTTCCTGAAATCGCTGCCATCGCGCATTTCGACCCTGCTCGACATGACGTTGAAGGATGTGGAGCGCGTTCTCTACTTCGAAAACTACATCGTCACGGAGCCGGGCCTCACCGCCCTGAAGCAGAACCAGCTTCTGTCCGAAGAAGAATATATGATGGCGGTCGATGAATATGGTGAAGACCAGTTCACCGCCATGATCGGTGCTGAAGCCATCTTTGAAATGCTGGCTTCGATGAATCTCGAGCGCATCGCCGGCGAATTGCGTCAGGACCTTGCCGACACCACGTCGGACCTGAAGCAGAAGAAGCTGATGAAGCGTCTCAAGATCGTCGAGAACTTCATGGAATCGGGCAATCGTCCTGAATGGATGATTATGAAGGTCGTTCCCGTGATCCCACCGGACCTGCGTCCGCTGGTTCCTCTGGATGGTGGCCGCTTCGCGACCTCCGACCTGAACGATCTCTACCGCCGCGTGATCAACCGTAACAACCGTTTGAAGCGGTTGATCGAGCTTCGTGCGCCTGGCATCATCATCCGTAACGAAAAGCGCATGTTGCAGGAATCTGTTGACGCGCTGTTCGACAACGGCCGCCGTGGCCGTGTCATCACCGGCGCCAACAAGCGTCCGCTGAAGTCGCTGTCCGATATGCTCAAGGGCAAGCAGGGCCGCTTCCGCCAGAACCTTCTCGGCAAGCGCGTCGACTATTCTGGTCGTTCGGTTATCGTGACCGGTCCTGAACTGAAGCTGCACCAGTGCGGCCTGCCAAAGAAAATGGCGCTCGAACTGTTCAAGCCCTTCATCTATGCCCGTCTCGACGCCAAGGGTTATTCCTCGACCGTCAAGCAGGCCAAGAAGCTGGTTGAAAAGGAAAAGCCGGAAGTCTGGGATATCCTGGACGAGGTTATTCGCGAACATCCCGTGCTGCTGAACCGCGCACCGACGCTGCACCGTCTGGGTATCCAGGCCTTCGAACCAATTCTGGTTGAAGGCAAGGCCATTCAGCTGCATCCGCTCGTCTGCACGGCTTTCAACGCCGACTTCGACGGCGACCAGATGGCTGTTCACGTTCCGCTTTCGCTGGAAGCCCAGCTGGAAGCCCGCGTGTTGATGATGTCCACCAACAACATTCTGCATCCGGCAAACGGTGCACCGATTATCGTTCCTTCGCAGGACATGGTTCTCGGTCTCTACTATCTGTCGATCATGAACCAGAATGAGCCGGGCGAAGGCATGGTCTTCTCCGACATCGGTGAGCTGCATCACGCGCTGGAAAACAAGGTCGTGACGCTGCACTCCAAGATCCGTGGTCGTTTCAAGACCGTGGATGCGGAAGGCAAGCCTGTTTCGAAGATTTTCGAAACCACGCCTGGCCGTATGCTGATTGGCGAACTTCTGCCGAAGAACGTCAACGTGCCGTTCGACACCTGCAATCAGGAAATGACCAAGAAGAACATCTCCAAGATGATCGACACGGTTTATCGTCATTGCGGCCAGAAGGACACGGTGATTTTCTGCGACCGGATCATGCAGCTTGGCTTCCGCCATGCATGTAAGGCTGGTATTTCCTTTGGTAAGGATGACATGGTCATTCCTGACTCCAAGGTGAAGATCGTCGGCGACACCGAATCCTTGGTGAAGGAATACGAACAGCAGTATAACGACGGTCTGATCACCCAGGGTGAGAAGTACAACAAGGTCGTTGACGCTTGGGGTAAGGCGACTGAAAAGGTTGCGGAAGACATGATGGCCCGTATTAAGGCCGTTGAGTTTGATCCGGAAACTGGCCGCCAAAAGCCAATGAACGCGATTTACATGATGTCTCACTCCGGTGCGCGTGGTTCTCCGAACCAGATGCGTCAGCTGGGTGGTATGCGTGGTCTTATGGCCAAGCCATCGGGCGAAATCATCGAAACGCCGATCATTTCGAACTTTAAGGAAGGTCTGACCGTTAACGAGTACTTCAACTCGACCCACGGTGCCCGTAAGGGTCTTGCAGACACAGCCTTGAAGACCGCGAACTCCGGTTACCTGACCCGTCGTCTGGTTGACGTAGCGCAGGATTGCATCGTCAATCTGGTCGATTGCGGTACCGACAAGGGCCTGACCATGACGGCAATTGTTGATGCCGGTCAGGTTGTGGCGTCGATTGGTGTGCGCGTTCTTGGTCGTACTGCGCTGGACGATATCGACCATCCAGTCACGGGTGAGCGCATCGTTGATGCAGGTCGGATGATCCTTGAAGCCGATGTCATCGAAATCGAAAAGGCTGGCATTCAGTCGATCCGTATTCGTTCGGCTCTGACCTGCGAAGTTCAGACCGGCGTATGCTCGATCTGCTACGGTCGCGACCTTGCCCGTGGTACACCTGTGAACATGGGTGAAGCCGTGGGTGTCATCGCTGCTCAGTCTATCGGTGAGCCTGGTACACAGCTGACCATGCGTACGTTCCACTTGGGCGGTACGGCCAACGTGGTCGACCAATCGTTCCTGGAAGCGTCCTATGAGGGCACGATCCAGATCAAGAACCGCAACATGCTGCGCAACTCTGACGGCATTTATGTCGCCATGGGCCGTAGCATCGCAGTGACGATCCTGGATGAACGCGGCGTCGAGCGCTCCTCGCAGCGTGTTGCCTATGGTTCCAAGCTGTTTGTCGACGATGGCG
It encodes the following:
- the rpoC gene encoding DNA-directed RNA polymerase subunit beta', giving the protein MNQEVMNLFNPQVPAQHFDSIRISIASPEKILSWSYGEIKKPETINYRTFKPERDGLFCARIFGPIKDYECLCGKYKRMKYKGIICEKCGVEVTLSRVRRERMGHIELAAPVAHIWFLKSLPSRISTLLDMTLKDVERVLYFENYIVTEPGLTALKQNQLLSEEEYMMAVDEYGEDQFTAMIGAEAIFEMLASMNLERIAGELRQDLADTTSDLKQKKLMKRLKIVENFMESGNRPEWMIMKVVPVIPPDLRPLVPLDGGRFATSDLNDLYRRVINRNNRLKRLIELRAPGIIIRNEKRMLQESVDALFDNGRRGRVITGANKRPLKSLSDMLKGKQGRFRQNLLGKRVDYSGRSVIVTGPELKLHQCGLPKKMALELFKPFIYARLDAKGYSSTVKQAKKLVEKEKPEVWDILDEVIREHPVLLNRAPTLHRLGIQAFEPILVEGKAIQLHPLVCTAFNADFDGDQMAVHVPLSLEAQLEARVLMMSTNNILHPANGAPIIVPSQDMVLGLYYLSIMNQNEPGEGMVFSDIGELHHALENKVVTLHSKIRGRFKTVDAEGKPVSKIFETTPGRMLIGELLPKNVNVPFDTCNQEMTKKNISKMIDTVYRHCGQKDTVIFCDRIMQLGFRHACKAGISFGKDDMVIPDSKVKIVGDTESLVKEYEQQYNDGLITQGEKYNKVVDAWGKATEKVAEDMMARIKAVEFDPETGRQKPMNAIYMMSHSGARGSPNQMRQLGGMRGLMAKPSGEIIETPIISNFKEGLTVNEYFNSTHGARKGLADTALKTANSGYLTRRLVDVAQDCIVNLVDCGTDKGLTMTAIVDAGQVVASIGVRVLGRTALDDIDHPVTGERIVDAGRMILEADVIEIEKAGIQSIRIRSALTCEVQTGVCSICYGRDLARGTPVNMGEAVGVIAAQSIGEPGTQLTMRTFHLGGTANVVDQSFLEASYEGTIQIKNRNMLRNSDGIYVAMGRSIAVTILDERGVERSSQRVAYGSKLFVDDGDKVKRGQRLAEWDPYTRPMMTEVEGIVHFEDLVDGISVLEATDESTGITKRQVIDWRSTPRGADLKPAIVIKDIQGNVLKVPRGGEARFQLSVDAILSVEPGQRVSQGDVLARSPMESAKTKDITGGLPRVAELFEARRPKDHAIIAEIDGTIRLGRDYKNKRRVIIEPAEDGVEPVEYLIPKGKPFHLQEGDYIEKGDYILDGNPAPHDILAIKGVEALASYLVNEIQEVYRLQGVVINDKHIEVIVRQMLQKVEITDSGDSQYIVGDNVDRIELDEANERLVEEGKKPAFGDPVLLGITKASLQTPSFISAASFQETTKVLTEAAIAGKTDTLQGLKENVIVGRLIPAGTGGTMTQIRRIATSRDDLILEERRKGTGADLATPMLRDMAGEGAPAAE